In Archocentrus centrarchus isolate MPI-CPG fArcCen1 chromosome 24, fArcCen1, whole genome shotgun sequence, one DNA window encodes the following:
- the gje1a gene encoding gap junction epsilon-1 protein isoform X1 — MSLNYIKNFYEGCLRPPTVIGQFHTLFFGSVRMFFLGVLGFAVYGNEALHFSCDPDRRELNLYCYNQFRPITPQVFWALQLVTVLVPGAVFHLYAACKNIDQEEILERPIYTVFYIISVLLRIILEVIAFWLQSHLFGFQVHPLYMCDASALEKAFNVTKCMVPEHFEKTIFLSAMYTFTIITILLCIAEIFEILCRRLGYLNNQ; from the exons ATGTCTTTAAACTACATCAAAAATTTCTATGAAGGATGT ctCAGGCCTCCTACAGTGATAGGCCAGTTCCACACCCTGTTCTTCGGCTCAGTGCGGATGTTCTTCCTGGGCGTCCTCGGCTTTGCTGTCTATGGGAATGAAGCGCTGCACTTCAGCTGCGACCCCGACCGACGAGAACTCAACCTTTACTGCTACAACCAGTTCAGACCCATAACACCACAG GTCTTCTGGGCATTGCAGCTGGTAACAGTGTTGGTTCCCGGAGCAGTATTCCACCTCTATGCTGCCTGTAAGAACATTGACCAGGaggagatcctggagcgacCCATCTACACCGTCTTTTACATCATTTCTGTTCTCCTACGCATCATTTTGGAAGTCATTGCCTTCTGGCTACAAAGCCATCTATTCGGCTTTCAG gttCACCCACTGTACATGTGCGATGCCAGTGCTCTGGAAAAGGCTTTTAATGTGACAAAGTGCATGGTACCCGAACACTTTGAAAAAACCATCTTCCTCAGTGCCATGTACACCTTCACCATAATCACCATACTTCTCTGTATCGCGGAGATATTTGAGATACTCTGCCGACGGCTCGGTTATCTCAACAACCAATGA
- the gje1a gene encoding gap junction epsilon-1 protein isoform X3 — protein MFFLGVLGFAVYGNEALHFSCDPDRRELNLYCYNQFRPITPQVFWALQLVTVLVPGAVFHLYAACKNIDQEEILERPIYTVFYIISVLLRIILEVIAFWLQSHLFGFQVHPLYMCDASALEKAFNVTKCMVPEHFEKTIFLSAMYTFTIITILLCIAEIFEILCRRLGYLNNQ, from the exons ATGTTCTTCCTGGGCGTCCTCGGCTTTGCTGTCTATGGGAATGAAGCGCTGCACTTCAGCTGCGACCCCGACCGACGAGAACTCAACCTTTACTGCTACAACCAGTTCAGACCCATAACACCACAG GTCTTCTGGGCATTGCAGCTGGTAACAGTGTTGGTTCCCGGAGCAGTATTCCACCTCTATGCTGCCTGTAAGAACATTGACCAGGaggagatcctggagcgacCCATCTACACCGTCTTTTACATCATTTCTGTTCTCCTACGCATCATTTTGGAAGTCATTGCCTTCTGGCTACAAAGCCATCTATTCGGCTTTCAG gttCACCCACTGTACATGTGCGATGCCAGTGCTCTGGAAAAGGCTTTTAATGTGACAAAGTGCATGGTACCCGAACACTTTGAAAAAACCATCTTCCTCAGTGCCATGTACACCTTCACCATAATCACCATACTTCTCTGTATCGCGGAGATATTTGAGATACTCTGCCGACGGCTCGGTTATCTCAACAACCAATGA
- the gje1a gene encoding gap junction epsilon-1 protein isoform X2: MNNTPPGLRLLRPPTVIGQFHTLFFGSVRMFFLGVLGFAVYGNEALHFSCDPDRRELNLYCYNQFRPITPQVFWALQLVTVLVPGAVFHLYAACKNIDQEEILERPIYTVFYIISVLLRIILEVIAFWLQSHLFGFQVHPLYMCDASALEKAFNVTKCMVPEHFEKTIFLSAMYTFTIITILLCIAEIFEILCRRLGYLNNQ; the protein is encoded by the exons ATGAACAACACGCCGCCAGGATTACGGTTG ctCAGGCCTCCTACAGTGATAGGCCAGTTCCACACCCTGTTCTTCGGCTCAGTGCGGATGTTCTTCCTGGGCGTCCTCGGCTTTGCTGTCTATGGGAATGAAGCGCTGCACTTCAGCTGCGACCCCGACCGACGAGAACTCAACCTTTACTGCTACAACCAGTTCAGACCCATAACACCACAG GTCTTCTGGGCATTGCAGCTGGTAACAGTGTTGGTTCCCGGAGCAGTATTCCACCTCTATGCTGCCTGTAAGAACATTGACCAGGaggagatcctggagcgacCCATCTACACCGTCTTTTACATCATTTCTGTTCTCCTACGCATCATTTTGGAAGTCATTGCCTTCTGGCTACAAAGCCATCTATTCGGCTTTCAG gttCACCCACTGTACATGTGCGATGCCAGTGCTCTGGAAAAGGCTTTTAATGTGACAAAGTGCATGGTACCCGAACACTTTGAAAAAACCATCTTCCTCAGTGCCATGTACACCTTCACCATAATCACCATACTTCTCTGTATCGCGGAGATATTTGAGATACTCTGCCGACGGCTCGGTTATCTCAACAACCAATGA